Proteins encoded in a region of the Nitrospiria bacterium genome:
- the ilvD gene encoding dihydroxy-acid dehydratase: MPEQKPNPLKLRSRDVMEGPERSPHRAMFHAMGFSDEQLARPHIGVASSWNEVTPCNVHLNRLAQHAKEGVREAGGMPVEFGTIAVSDGIAMGHEGMKASLMTREAIADSVELVAFAQRFDGLVTIAGCDKSLPGMVMASARLNIPSVFIYGGTIMPGTFHGRDVTIQDVFEAVGAYTMGKISSSELKTLENAACPGEGSCAGMFTANTMASAIEALGMSLPGSASVPAIDERRNWVCVESGKAVLNLLKLGIKPLDIITRKSLENAIAVCVAIGGSTNSVLHLLAIAHEAGAKLKIEDYDRISRRTPHIADMKPGGRYVMVDLDRVGGVPILMKELLDAGLLHGDALTVTGKTVKENLKDVEFPVNQDVVHPVKSPINPAGAIVILKGNLAPEGCVVKIAGVKNLKHRGPAKVFDREQDAFAAVKARRIKAGDVVVIRYEGPKGGPGMREMLALTAALVGEGLGDSVALLTDGRFSGATHGLMAGHVAPEAAVGGPIAIVKNGDHIVIDATRRRIDVELTEKEIRQRLKKWKPPRPQYTRGALAKYARYVQSAAKGAICE, encoded by the coding sequence ATGCCCGAGCAAAAACCTAATCCGCTTAAACTCCGCAGCCGCGACGTGATGGAAGGTCCCGAGCGCTCGCCGCATCGGGCCATGTTTCACGCGATGGGGTTTTCAGATGAACAACTGGCCCGGCCGCATATCGGCGTGGCCAGCTCCTGGAACGAGGTTACCCCGTGCAATGTCCATTTGAACCGACTGGCCCAGCATGCCAAGGAAGGCGTGCGCGAGGCCGGCGGGATGCCGGTCGAATTCGGGACGATCGCCGTGAGCGACGGGATCGCGATGGGGCACGAAGGCATGAAGGCCTCGCTCATGACCCGGGAGGCGATCGCGGACTCGGTCGAGCTGGTGGCCTTCGCCCAGCGCTTCGACGGCCTCGTCACGATCGCCGGCTGCGACAAAAGCCTGCCGGGGATGGTGATGGCCAGTGCGCGACTGAACATCCCCTCCGTTTTTATCTACGGCGGGACGATCATGCCGGGAACGTTCCATGGAAGGGACGTCACGATCCAGGACGTTTTTGAGGCCGTCGGAGCCTACACCATGGGCAAGATCTCATCGAGCGAATTAAAGACGCTGGAGAACGCGGCCTGTCCCGGCGAAGGTTCCTGCGCCGGCATGTTCACCGCCAACACGATGGCCTCGGCGATCGAGGCCCTGGGGATGTCGCTTCCGGGCAGCGCCTCGGTTCCGGCCATCGATGAGCGGCGGAACTGGGTTTGTGTCGAGAGCGGCAAGGCCGTGCTCAATTTACTGAAGCTGGGAATCAAACCCCTTGATATCATCACGCGCAAGTCGCTTGAGAACGCGATCGCGGTCTGCGTCGCGATAGGCGGCTCGACGAATTCCGTCCTCCATCTTCTGGCGATCGCCCATGAGGCCGGGGCGAAGCTCAAGATCGAGGATTACGACCGGATCAGCCGCCGGACGCCGCACATCGCCGACATGAAGCCCGGAGGACGTTATGTCATGGTCGATCTGGACCGGGTCGGGGGCGTGCCGATCCTCATGAAGGAACTGTTGGACGCCGGTCTTCTCCACGGGGACGCCCTGACCGTGACCGGGAAAACGGTGAAGGAAAATCTCAAGGATGTGGAGTTTCCCGTCAACCAGGATGTGGTGCATCCCGTGAAATCCCCGATCAATCCCGCCGGCGCGATCGTGATCTTGAAAGGCAATCTCGCCCCGGAGGGCTGCGTCGTGAAGATCGCCGGGGTGAAGAATCTGAAGCACCGGGGACCGGCGAAGGTCTTTGACCGCGAGCAGGACGCGTTTGCCGCGGTGAAGGCCCGGCGGATCAAGGCCGGCGACGTCGTCGTGATCCGGTATGAAGGGCCGAAGGGCGGGCCCGGCATGCGCGAGATGCTGGCCCTGACGGCCGCGCTGGTCGGCGAGGGATTGGGCGATTCGGTGGCGCTGCTGACGGACGGCCGCTTTTCCGGCGCGACGCACGGATTGATGGCCGGCCACGTGGCCCCCGAGGCGGCCGTCGGCGGACCGATCGCGATCGTGAAGAACGGCGATCACATCGTCATCGACGCGACCCGGCGCCGGATCGACGTCGAGCTGACGGAAAAAGAGATCCGGCAGCGGCTTAAAAAGTGGAAGCCGCCCCGTCCCCAATACACCCGCGGCGCCCTCGCGAAATACGCCCGATACGTCCAAAGCGCCGCAAAAGGGGCGATTTGCGAATAA
- a CDS encoding right-handed parallel beta-helix repeat-containing protein, with the protein MNEEASEKSTFLPEPPQNPTGGETLVVDGSGPSSYRLPSEALKDAGPDDQIFIRSGVYEDKIFVENRPVRMIGAGRDHVQIFSRRGGPFYLQQVPEGLVSGITFRYVGSDPHSAMNVLDSTCTITGCRITEGLLSGIVVYGPRCRASLMDNEVCRNRESGIFIFAGARPYLTKNRCHANHHFGIAVRDPETRPDLVRNLCRDNMLSGILIFYHAQAMVLENACRDNQHWGLVMTPDCETTPGRDELMKANRLEPNPRGALCVTEEPLAEIGR; encoded by the coding sequence ATGAATGAGGAGGCCTCGGAGAAATCAACCTTCCTGCCCGAGCCGCCTCAGAATCCGACCGGCGGCGAGACGCTGGTCGTGGACGGCTCGGGCCCGTCTTCCTACCGCCTTCCGAGCGAGGCCTTGAAGGATGCCGGCCCGGACGACCAGATCTTTATCCGGTCCGGCGTGTACGAGGACAAGATTTTCGTCGAAAACCGCCCGGTCCGGATGATCGGGGCCGGCCGCGACCATGTCCAAATTTTCAGCCGCCGCGGCGGTCCCTTCTACCTCCAACAGGTTCCGGAGGGGCTGGTCAGCGGGATCACGTTCCGGTACGTCGGGAGCGACCCGCATTCGGCGATGAACGTTCTCGATTCGACCTGCACGATCACCGGCTGCCGGATCACCGAAGGGCTCCTCTCGGGAATCGTGGTCTACGGACCCCGATGCCGGGCCAGCCTGATGGACAACGAGGTCTGCCGGAACCGCGAATCCGGGATCTTCATCTTTGCCGGCGCCCGTCCCTATCTCACCAAAAATCGCTGTCACGCCAATCACCATTTCGGAATCGCGGTGCGCGATCCCGAAACCCGCCCGGATCTGGTCCGGAACCTTTGCCGTGACAACATGCTGAGCGGGATCCTGATCTTCTATCACGCGCAGGCGATGGTCCTTGAAAACGCGTGCCGGGACAATCAACACTGGGGTCTAGTGATGACGCCGGACTGCGAGACCACGCCCGGCCGCGATGAGCTTATGAAGGCCAACCGCCTCGAGCCCAATCCGCGCGGGGCGCTGTGCGTGACGGAAGAGCCGCTGGCTGAGATCGGACGGTAA
- a CDS encoding YdeI/OmpD-associated family protein: MPVSKTKLKSRPGVQVFETRLESMGVDDAWTVFRMPFSVEDVFGTRARLPVKGTINGFPFRSSLFPMGEGRHFMMVNKQMWEGAKIQAGRTVQVVLQKDNELRSVAVPRDLMAALSRSKTARNLFGKLSYTHKKEFIRWIESAKRPETRARRIRSAVTMIAQGRTYGSKE, translated from the coding sequence ATGCCGGTTTCCAAGACCAAGCTTAAGTCCCGTCCGGGAGTTCAAGTATTCGAGACCCGGCTTGAGTCGATGGGGGTGGATGACGCCTGGACCGTTTTCCGGATGCCGTTCTCGGTCGAGGATGTTTTCGGAACCCGTGCCCGCCTTCCGGTCAAAGGCACGATCAACGGATTTCCCTTCCGCAGTTCCCTGTTCCCGATGGGCGAAGGCCGGCATTTCATGATGGTCAACAAGCAGATGTGGGAAGGGGCCAAAATCCAGGCGGGTCGGACGGTTCAGGTTGTTCTGCAAAAGGATAACGAACTTCGAAGCGTCGCGGTTCCCCGGGATCTGATGGCGGCGCTCTCCCGGAGCAAGACGGCCCGGAATCTTTTTGGGAAACTGTCCTACACCCACAAAAAAGAATTCATTCGCTGGATCGAGTCGGCGAAGCGGCCCGAAACGCGCGCGCGGCGGATCCGCAGCGCCGTGACGATGATCGCGCAGGGCCGGACCTACGGCAGTAAAGAATGA